The bacterium genome contains a region encoding:
- a CDS encoding FAD-dependent oxidoreductase, translating to MRYDVVVVGAGPGGAEAARAAAGQGLRALLLEEHRTVGLPTHCTGKLS from the coding sequence ATGCGCTATGACGTGGTTGTCGTGGGCGCCGGGCCCGGCGGCGCGGAAGCGGCCCGGGCCGCGGCGGGACAGGGCCTGCGTGCGCTCCTGCTCGAGGAGCACCGCACCGTCGGCCTCCCCACGCACTGCACCGGCAAGCTCTCC